One window of the Elusimicrobiota bacterium genome contains the following:
- a CDS encoding MFS transporter, giving the protein MFLKNIGRNVVFLGVVSGLTDISSEMLYPIMPLFLTTVLGAPMTVVGLIEGVAEATASLLKAASGLWSDRAGRRKPFVLWGYGLSALSKPLLALAGAWPFVLFCRFLDRTGKGVRTSARDALITASSEPEHWGRAFGFHRAMDTAGAVAGPLATVFLLSVCGLGYRSIFLIAAIPAVLGVLVLAAFVEERRSSPDGTAAPRGGAAGLATLRVASSGFSADYKRFLLVYGLFAVGNSSDVFLLLKAAQGGLSPTKVVLAYVLYNAVYALAATPAGMLADRLGRTRTLAAGLAVFAAVYLGFARVAAGPWFWLLFPVYGCYTALAESSLNAAIAERCTAQNRATAMGLFQGTVGVLALAASLAAGWLWTQVSPAAPFYLGAACAAAAAPLLLLLPERARS; this is encoded by the coding sequence GTGGTCAGCGGCCTGACCGACATCTCTTCGGAGATGCTCTACCCCATCATGCCGCTGTTCCTTACTACGGTCCTGGGCGCGCCCATGACCGTGGTGGGCCTCATCGAGGGCGTGGCCGAGGCCACGGCGAGCCTGCTCAAGGCGGCCAGCGGGCTCTGGTCGGACCGCGCCGGCCGGCGCAAGCCTTTCGTGCTCTGGGGCTACGGGCTCTCCGCTCTGAGCAAGCCGCTCCTGGCTTTGGCCGGGGCCTGGCCCTTCGTCCTGTTCTGCCGGTTCCTCGACCGGACGGGGAAAGGCGTGCGCACCTCGGCGCGCGACGCGCTGATCACGGCCTCGTCCGAGCCGGAGCACTGGGGCAGGGCCTTCGGCTTCCACCGCGCCATGGACACGGCCGGGGCAGTGGCCGGGCCGCTGGCGACGGTCTTCCTGCTGTCGGTCTGCGGACTGGGATATCGGAGCATCTTCTTGATCGCGGCGATCCCCGCCGTCCTCGGCGTTCTTGTGCTGGCCGCCTTCGTCGAAGAACGGCGATCGTCCCCCGACGGAACCGCCGCCCCCCGCGGGGGGGCGGCGGGACTCGCGACGCTTCGCGTCGCGAGTTCGGGATTCTCGGCCGACTACAAGAGGTTCCTGCTTGTCTACGGGCTTTTCGCGGTCGGCAACTCCAGCGACGTGTTCCTGCTGCTCAAGGCCGCGCAGGGCGGGCTGAGCCCGACGAAGGTGGTGCTGGCCTACGTGCTCTACAACGCGGTCTACGCTCTGGCCGCGACTCCGGCGGGGATGCTGGCGGACCGTCTGGGCCGCACGCGGACCTTGGCCGCGGGACTGGCGGTGTTCGCCGCGGTCTATCTGGGCTTCGCGCGGGTCGCGGCCGGCCCCTGGTTCTGGCTGCTCTTCCCCGTCTACGGCTGCTACACCGCGCTGGCGGAGAGCTCGCTCAACGCGGCCATCGCGGAGCGCTGCACGGCGCAGAACCGGGCCACCGCCATGGGGCTCTTCCAGGGGACCGTCGGGGTCTTGGCCTTGGCCGCGAGCCTGGCCGCGGGCTGGCTGTGGACCCAGGTCTCGCCCGCCGCGCCGTTCTATCTGGGCGCGGCCTGCGCCGCGGCCGCGGCGCCCCTGCTGCTGCTCCTCCCCGAACGCGCGCGTTCCTAG
- a CDS encoding DNA polymerase III subunit, translating to MTFGKVKGQARAARILSGLLESGRVPNALLFAGMDGIGKTLMAVEFARALLCQDRKSPAEPACGFCPDCLAVDRRNHPDLALVNAQYQALLEEKEPEKQKILHVETICHVRRDMEMPSMLGRWKIAVIEDAHRMNASAANALLKNLEEPIPRSLWILVTSGCEQLPRTIPSRCFAVPFVPLAEAAVRVILEDQGVAPERAAVAAGLCEGSASRALELAAGEYPEALYAGPLAAFQAADSLPREGYLARNEVEAALFAVAQDLRLKHLQGALPFAKVERPLRELLRLRRALRSNADPKVVLTLAGLAVEDARSAPPSL from the coding sequence ATGACTTTCGGCAAGGTCAAGGGCCAGGCCCGGGCGGCCCGGATCCTCTCCGGCCTGCTGGAGAGCGGGCGCGTCCCCAACGCGCTGCTCTTCGCCGGGATGGACGGGATCGGCAAGACCCTCATGGCCGTGGAATTCGCCCGCGCGCTCCTGTGCCAGGACCGCAAAAGCCCGGCGGAGCCGGCCTGCGGCTTCTGCCCCGATTGCCTGGCCGTGGACCGGCGCAACCATCCGGACCTGGCCTTGGTCAACGCCCAGTACCAGGCTCTTCTGGAGGAGAAGGAGCCGGAGAAGCAGAAGATACTGCACGTCGAGACGATCTGCCATGTGCGGCGCGACATGGAGATGCCGTCCATGCTGGGACGGTGGAAGATCGCCGTCATCGAGGACGCGCATCGGATGAATGCCAGCGCGGCCAACGCCCTGCTCAAGAACCTGGAGGAGCCCATCCCGCGCTCGCTTTGGATCCTGGTGACCTCCGGCTGCGAACAACTGCCCAGGACGATCCCTTCCCGCTGCTTCGCGGTGCCCTTCGTGCCTCTGGCCGAGGCGGCGGTGCGCGTCATCCTGGAGGACCAAGGCGTGGCGCCGGAGCGCGCCGCCGTCGCGGCGGGGCTTTGCGAAGGCTCCGCCAGCCGGGCCCTGGAGCTGGCCGCCGGCGAGTATCCCGAGGCCCTCTACGCGGGCCCGCTGGCCGCCTTCCAGGCGGCCGACAGCCTGCCCCGCGAGGGCTACCTGGCCCGCAACGAGGTGGAAGCCGCGCTCTTCGCCGTGGCCCAGGACCTGCGCCTCAAGCATCTGCAAGGCGCTCTGCCCTTCGCCAAAGTGGAGCGCCCCCTGCGCGAGCTGCTGCGCCTGCGCCGGGCCCTGCGCTCCAACGCCGACCCCAAGGTCGTGCTGACCCTGGCCGGACTCGCCGTCGAGGATGCCAGGAGCGCTCCCCCATCCCTCTGA
- a CDS encoding tetratricopeptide repeat protein gives MEEATGTAAGVQPTIPAGEHPRLWAPLLAAAATAAVFWPAVRNGFVNLDDTALGLRGLPRYHAGPASIHLASVLLHSLNAALFAVIAARLLRAAWCADEKDPQPWWWAGLAALLFSLHPLRVESVAWASAQRDLLCGTFCLISLVGYLKAAAAPGRWTWRGASWLAAGAAAVLAPSLAAPLALFLLMLDIYPLRRLPLEPRHWTAASPRCVLIEKLLFAAPALLAVWAATHAQKHAPAAAGLLRMTAWGTCRFLLHFGKTLWPAHLAPSPAAAYAAADRSSYLSCLPWALLAAAGLAAWARGSRARLASALAAATLLVGLLFGLTRLQLAYWRDSEALWSRVVAMRPDDAEARLRLGDVYYERRAVEEAFAQYKAALKLDPGLVAAHYALGRLYAAAGDHALAARCYGQALRLDPKELRAYNDLGVALHMHGEPVEAIALFQRGLAQGLDESLPAVRTGRLNLLNNLGNAWLESGSPREALAAYTRALRLYPADARGHYGCGLAWLRLGRPDKAVFCFREALRLNPGSRAVQVDLAAARARLARPSRSPSSRPRARR, from the coding sequence ATGGAAGAAGCGACCGGAACTGCGGCCGGCGTCCAGCCCACAATCCCTGCGGGCGAACACCCGCGGCTCTGGGCGCCCCTTCTGGCGGCGGCCGCCACCGCCGCGGTGTTCTGGCCCGCGGTGCGCAACGGCTTCGTCAATCTCGACGACACCGCGCTCGGCCTGCGCGGCTTGCCGCGCTACCATGCCGGCCCCGCCAGCATACACCTGGCCAGCGTGCTCCTGCACTCGCTCAATGCCGCGCTCTTCGCGGTCATCGCCGCCCGGCTGCTGCGCGCGGCTTGGTGCGCTGACGAGAAGGACCCGCAGCCGTGGTGGTGGGCAGGTCTGGCCGCGCTGCTGTTCTCTTTGCATCCCCTGCGCGTCGAATCCGTGGCCTGGGCCTCGGCCCAGCGCGACCTCCTCTGCGGGACCTTCTGCCTCATCAGCCTCGTAGGCTACCTGAAAGCCGCTGCGGCTCCCGGCCGCTGGACTTGGCGGGGAGCCTCCTGGCTGGCCGCGGGCGCGGCCGCCGTCCTGGCTCCGAGCCTGGCCGCGCCCTTGGCCTTGTTCCTGCTCATGCTGGATATCTATCCCCTGCGCCGGCTCCCTCTGGAGCCGAGGCATTGGACCGCCGCCAGCCCCCGGTGCGTCCTGATAGAGAAGCTGCTCTTCGCGGCGCCGGCCCTGCTCGCGGTCTGGGCCGCGACTCACGCGCAGAAGCACGCGCCCGCCGCCGCGGGCCTCCTACGCATGACGGCCTGGGGGACGTGCCGCTTCCTCTTGCACTTCGGCAAGACACTTTGGCCCGCCCACTTGGCCCCTTCCCCTGCGGCTGCCTACGCCGCGGCGGACCGTTCCTCGTACCTCTCCTGCCTGCCCTGGGCCCTGCTCGCGGCCGCCGGCTTGGCCGCCTGGGCCCGCGGCTCGCGCGCGCGCCTGGCTTCGGCCCTGGCCGCGGCCACGCTTCTGGTCGGGCTGCTCTTCGGCCTGACCCGCCTGCAACTGGCCTACTGGAGAGACTCCGAGGCGCTCTGGAGCCGGGTCGTGGCCATGAGGCCGGACGACGCAGAGGCCCGCCTCAGACTCGGGGACGTCTACTACGAGCGGCGCGCCGTGGAGGAGGCCTTCGCCCAATACAAGGCCGCGCTCAAGCTGGATCCGGGCCTCGTGGCCGCGCACTACGCCCTGGGCCGGCTCTACGCGGCGGCGGGCGACCACGCGCTGGCCGCGCGCTGCTACGGGCAGGCCCTGCGCCTCGACCCGAAGGAGCTGCGCGCCTACAACGATCTGGGCGTGGCGCTCCACATGCACGGAGAGCCCGTTGAGGCCATCGCCCTGTTCCAGCGGGGCCTGGCCCAGGGCTTGGACGAAAGCCTGCCCGCCGTGCGCACGGGGCGTCTCAATCTTCTCAACAACCTGGGCAACGCTTGGCTCGAATCCGGCTCGCCGCGCGAGGCCCTGGCGGCCTATACGCGCGCGCTCAGGCTCTACCCCGCCGATGCGCGGGGACATTACGGCTGCGGGCTGGCTTGGCTGCGCCTGGGCCGTCCGGACAAGGCCGTGTTCTGCTTCCGAGAAGCCCTGCGGCTCAATCCCGGCTCCCGGGCCGTCCAGGTCGATCTGGCCGCGGCCCGGGCCCGGCTGGCGCGGCCCTCCCGGTCTCCTTCTTCAAGACCGCGAGCCAGGCGTTGA
- a CDS encoding carboxypeptidase regulatory-like domain-containing protein, which produces MYYRKSPGVTLVELLVAVTILTVGIVSLVATFGGIQKAIQASKAKTVAANLVQEKMQILKQMTYYAVIVTSMPAFNNDYNPPVPYDIGYFPPETILEGGISFTRLTYIQGATENSGKIVTLPVDAPDAGMRLITVSTFWKQGGEKKLLQLSSVMANPATVMPNGAIKGTVTNSVGGAGIAGAMVVAAQDMGYQDTTASDGSYGITVSPGNYNLVASAPGFFTSIRPVGIGANQTVTQPFPLLPMSSGSVTGVAWMNTGPVISQVVVGTTQANGFVAEYVELFNPTTYPITIGGNPPSIKLNVAANCLSANVNCSDSTYGVPMSYYNVTIASGGYYVFANTRTFTAGGVTVNADAVFVDTVPALCSQFAFQNVTGMASPPNPPLPTCSAGTCNFSWNTASNPPVKLLLNPTHDGVFWLSDRAGTVIDGVGWTHGGYVPPNCEGTCITMPGTNGLEIPEQLMRFASTAGVSAVWGPAYDSSNNTVDIATAPVPFLPPHGTFSAKVPIVSGKVPVGGVISATDTLSSPMSAATVGNPPYAAFTLTPVATGFWSVYIASRGYECQLATVTIASSGSTYQFSSTTTFLNLTSTVGFVVGRVTDASGVPLPGLPVNPGGAGSTSATDSSGRYTVRATAGMIDLIANQSGDPGCNVSYISVTSVAVPVSLGVVTNNVNFMLSQGGKVTGFVTRDGSNALPGVAVALFDSNGQAHDQAVSDGNGRFTMYSATGNYTLMGEVDSMESVSPAFTVVTVLAGQTVFSATFTVTGALGYISGHVYTGASVPIRGGVLILASTATLPSPPPALSTATLTGAAIYATSSQEDGSYTVGVRQSTYTVNAYYSVVSSTGGISVVKKTAINKLVYPGQTISGVDFSW; this is translated from the coding sequence ATGTATTATAGGAAATCTCCGGGCGTCACCCTCGTCGAGCTCCTCGTCGCGGTCACCATCCTGACCGTCGGCATCGTGAGCTTGGTCGCGACCTTCGGCGGCATCCAGAAGGCCATCCAGGCCTCCAAAGCCAAGACTGTGGCCGCGAACCTGGTGCAGGAGAAGATGCAGATCCTCAAGCAGATGACCTACTACGCCGTCATCGTGACCTCGATGCCCGCGTTCAACAACGACTACAATCCGCCCGTCCCCTACGACATTGGCTATTTCCCCCCGGAGACAATCCTGGAAGGCGGCATCAGTTTCACCCGGCTGACCTACATCCAGGGCGCGACCGAGAACTCCGGCAAGATCGTCACGCTCCCAGTGGACGCGCCGGATGCGGGGATGCGGCTCATCACGGTGAGCACCTTCTGGAAGCAGGGCGGGGAGAAGAAGCTGCTGCAGCTCTCCAGCGTCATGGCCAATCCCGCAACGGTCATGCCCAACGGGGCCATCAAGGGGACGGTCACCAACTCCGTCGGCGGGGCGGGAATCGCCGGGGCCATGGTCGTGGCCGCCCAGGACATGGGCTACCAGGACACCACCGCCAGCGACGGCAGCTACGGGATCACGGTCTCGCCCGGCAACTACAATCTGGTGGCCTCGGCCCCAGGCTTCTTCACCTCCATCCGTCCCGTCGGCATAGGGGCCAACCAGACCGTGACCCAGCCGTTCCCTCTGCTGCCCATGAGCTCCGGCTCGGTGACGGGCGTGGCCTGGATGAACACGGGGCCGGTCATCAGCCAGGTCGTGGTCGGAACCACGCAGGCCAACGGGTTCGTGGCCGAATACGTCGAGCTCTTCAACCCCACCACCTACCCCATCACCATCGGCGGCAATCCGCCGTCCATCAAGCTCAACGTGGCCGCCAACTGCCTCAGCGCCAACGTGAACTGTTCCGACAGCACATACGGCGTGCCCATGAGCTACTACAACGTCACGATCGCTTCGGGCGGCTACTACGTCTTCGCCAACACGCGGACCTTCACGGCGGGAGGGGTGACGGTCAACGCCGATGCCGTCTTCGTGGACACCGTGCCCGCCCTCTGCTCGCAATTCGCTTTCCAAAACGTGACCGGCATGGCCTCCCCGCCCAATCCGCCCTTGCCCACCTGCAGCGCCGGGACCTGCAACTTCAGCTGGAACACGGCTTCCAACCCCCCGGTCAAGCTGCTGCTCAACCCCACCCACGACGGCGTTTTCTGGCTCAGCGACCGGGCCGGAACCGTCATCGACGGGGTGGGCTGGACGCACGGCGGCTACGTCCCGCCGAATTGCGAAGGGACCTGCATCACCATGCCCGGGACCAACGGTCTGGAGATACCGGAACAGCTGATGCGTTTCGCCAGCACCGCGGGCGTGAGCGCCGTCTGGGGCCCGGCCTATGATTCCTCCAACAACACCGTGGATATCGCCACGGCCCCGGTTCCCTTCCTGCCGCCCCACGGGACCTTCAGCGCCAAGGTCCCCATCGTGTCGGGCAAGGTCCCGGTGGGCGGGGTGATCTCGGCTACGGACACGCTCTCCTCTCCCATGTCCGCGGCGACCGTGGGCAACCCGCCCTACGCCGCCTTCACCTTGACGCCCGTCGCCACCGGGTTCTGGTCCGTGTACATCGCCAGCCGGGGCTACGAGTGCCAATTGGCCACGGTCACCATCGCCTCTTCGGGCTCCACCTATCAGTTCTCGAGCACCACCACCTTCCTCAACCTGACCTCCACCGTGGGCTTCGTCGTGGGCAGAGTGACCGACGCCTCCGGCGTCCCCCTTCCCGGCCTCCCGGTCAACCCCGGCGGCGCCGGCTCCACGTCCGCCACCGACAGCTCCGGCCGCTACACTGTGCGCGCCACCGCGGGCATGATTGACCTGATCGCCAACCAGAGCGGCGACCCTGGCTGCAACGTTAGTTACATCTCCGTCACCTCGGTCGCAGTCCCGGTGAGCCTCGGCGTGGTCACCAACAACGTCAATTTCATGCTCTCCCAGGGCGGCAAAGTCACCGGCTTCGTCACGCGCGACGGCAGCAACGCCCTGCCCGGCGTGGCCGTGGCCCTCTTCGACAGCAACGGCCAGGCTCACGACCAGGCGGTCTCCGACGGCAACGGCCGCTTCACCATGTACAGCGCGACCGGCAACTACACGCTCATGGGAGAGGTCGATTCCATGGAGAGCGTCTCCCCGGCCTTCACCGTCGTCACTGTCCTAGCCGGGCAGACCGTCTTCAGCGCGACCTTCACGGTCACCGGGGCCCTGGGCTACATCTCGGGGCACGTCTACACGGGCGCGAGCGTCCCCATCCGCGGCGGGGTCCTCATCCTCGCCTCCACCGCGACCCTGCCCAGCCCGCCGCCGGCTTTGAGCACAGCCACCCTTACCGGCGCCGCCATCTACGCGACCTCCAGCCAGGAGGACGGCAGCTACACGGTCGGGGTGCGCCAGAGCACCTACACGGTCAATGCCTACTATTCCGTCGTCAGTTCCACCGGCGGCATCAGCGTCGTCAAAAAGACCGCGATCAACAAGCTGGTCTACCCGGGGCAGACGATTTCGGGGGTGGATTTCTCATGGTGA
- a CDS encoding prepilin-type N-terminal cleavage/methylation domain-containing protein, producing the protein MVSRGRRPRPGFTLVEAMMVVAIMGMIATVAPALLLQANRAFILSRVRTDLQGQARGIMYIITRELRQAQSATITIDQASGQPYYSRITFTKQQGTTMCFYQQGNRLMQKVGSNIHMLTSCLTYMAFSFPRSDNMGIISVSMTVQQTIYQGQIKALHMASQQVRVMD; encoded by the coding sequence ATGGTGAGCCGAGGCCGGCGACCGCGGCCGGGCTTCACCCTCGTGGAGGCCATGATGGTGGTGGCCATCATGGGCATGATCGCCACGGTGGCGCCCGCCCTGCTCCTGCAAGCCAACCGGGCCTTCATACTCAGCCGTGTCCGCACCGACCTGCAGGGCCAGGCGCGCGGCATCATGTACATCATAACCAGGGAACTGCGCCAGGCTCAGAGCGCGACCATCACCATAGACCAGGCCTCGGGCCAGCCGTATTATTCGCGCATCACCTTCACCAAGCAGCAGGGGACGACCATGTGCTTCTACCAGCAAGGCAACCGGCTCATGCAGAAGGTGGGGTCCAACATCCATATGCTCACCTCCTGCTTGACTTACATGGCGTTCTCGTTCCCCCGTTCCGACAACATGGGCATCATCTCCGTCTCGATGACCGTGCAGCAGACCATCTACCAGGGCCAGATCAAGGCCCTGCACATGGCCTCCCAGCAGGTGAGGGTCATGGACTGA
- the tmk gene encoding dTMP kinase has product MNQPRRRGRFIVLEGPDKCGKSTQAGLLARQLRRRGVRFIHTREPGGTGLAEAIRAVLLDPHHDVDPLAELFLYEASRAQHTREKILPALRQGSWVLCERYSLATLAYQGCARGLSLPMIRTLDRIATGGLRPDLTIVLDIPESEFASRDRGRRLDRLERESLAFRKRVREGYRVLARRLRGCVLLNGRRPLAEVHEEIVRRVEKLRR; this is encoded by the coding sequence GTGAATCAGCCCCGCCGCCGCGGCCGCTTCATCGTGCTGGAAGGCCCGGACAAGTGCGGCAAGTCCACCCAGGCCGGTCTCCTGGCCCGGCAGTTGCGGCGCCGCGGCGTCCGCTTCATCCACACCCGCGAGCCCGGGGGCACGGGCCTGGCCGAGGCCATCCGCGCGGTGCTGCTCGACCCCCATCATGACGTCGACCCCTTGGCCGAGCTTTTCCTCTATGAAGCCTCGCGCGCCCAGCACACGCGCGAGAAGATCCTGCCCGCCCTAAGGCAGGGCTCCTGGGTCCTCTGCGAGCGCTACAGCCTGGCCACGCTGGCCTATCAAGGCTGCGCCCGGGGCTTGTCTTTGCCCATGATCCGCACCTTGGACCGCATCGCCACGGGCGGCCTGCGGCCGGACCTCACCATCGTGCTGGACATCCCGGAGTCCGAGTTCGCCTCCCGCGACCGCGGCCGCAGGCTTGACCGCCTGGAGCGCGAGTCCCTGGCCTTCCGCAAGCGGGTGCGCGAGGGCTACCGCGTCCTGGCGCGCCGCCTGCGCGGCTGCGTCCTGCTCAACGGCCGCCGGCCGCTGGCCGAGGTGCACGAGGAGATCGTCCGCCGCGTGGAGAAGCTGCGGCGATGA
- a CDS encoding adenosylcobalamin-dependent ribonucleoside-diphosphate reductase produces the protein MKNRPAPAVHYASRKHPKIELTENQLKVIKDKYLRGSASIEVWLDGVAHNIALAEILAHPDAEDWGVFSGVRYSAHPVVGPAQVRPSRMVLFHDGLAESGLREANFTRLIKNLETAYATVPEARKLADLWRDRFYDMLSGWDFLPNSPTLMNAGRELQQLSACYVLPVPDSMEAITKSLSAQSLIQKSGGGTGFAFSQLRPKGDIVKKTQGVASGALSFMQMFDKLTDVVKQGGTRRGANMGILHYTHPEIKDFITMKSQSATMENFNVSVAVDERFMKAVASDAEYDLINPRTKEVTGKVRAKEIFDLMVECAWKSGDPGFIVIDRINKSGSNPTPAIGQIEATNPCGEQPLLAWEPCNLGSVNLANFVVGPALEGTFDFKRLAATVETAVRFLDDVIEVNNYPLAEIERMAKGNRRVGLGVMGFAETLAKMGIPFDSPAALEFANKLMRYINDTALAASESLGQSRGVFPNWKNSIYDPDAVHFRGEKRTPRHCARTTIAPTGTIAIAAGLQGSGIEPFFAIAYTRYNAKALEAIKKGEAPSEKDVFFEVNPLFKEVAEKRDFFGLKEKDLWNRINENHKAVRGIAEIPADIQRLFPTAHDVSLEYHIQIQAAFQKYTDNGVSKTINLPATATVADVRNAYTLAYELGCKGITIYRDGSKAQQVLNLAPAPSKTKRRDPETAFGASSEYYQIKTGYGPLHIHINYDERGPYQVFTNIPPLGTEISALTSLVGILLSKYFAEGGDPLKVLKHLNSVKGDKPIGFGENRINSIAHAISVALRQHLKKTGWLTDGEDAAQKSKLEGLTLPKAEYCPKCYSSNVSYESGCSGPTCHDCGFSECS, from the coding sequence TTGAAGAACAGGCCCGCCCCCGCCGTCCACTACGCCTCACGCAAGCATCCCAAGATCGAACTCACTGAGAACCAGCTCAAGGTCATCAAGGACAAGTACCTGCGCGGCAGCGCGTCCATCGAGGTCTGGCTCGACGGGGTGGCGCACAACATCGCCCTGGCCGAGATCCTGGCGCATCCCGACGCCGAGGACTGGGGGGTCTTCTCCGGCGTGCGCTACAGCGCCCACCCCGTGGTCGGCCCGGCGCAGGTGCGGCCCTCGCGCATGGTCCTGTTCCACGACGGCCTGGCCGAGTCCGGCCTGCGCGAGGCCAACTTCACCCGCCTCATCAAGAACCTGGAGACCGCCTACGCGACGGTGCCGGAGGCGCGCAAGCTCGCCGACCTCTGGCGCGACCGCTTTTATGACATGCTCTCCGGCTGGGACTTCCTGCCCAACTCCCCGACTTTGATGAACGCGGGCCGCGAGCTCCAGCAGCTCTCCGCCTGCTACGTCCTGCCCGTGCCGGACTCCATGGAGGCCATCACCAAATCGCTGTCCGCGCAGTCGCTCATCCAGAAGTCCGGCGGCGGCACGGGCTTCGCCTTCAGCCAGCTGCGGCCCAAGGGCGACATCGTCAAGAAGACCCAGGGCGTGGCTTCGGGCGCCTTGTCCTTCATGCAGATGTTCGACAAGCTCACCGACGTGGTCAAGCAGGGCGGCACGCGCCGCGGCGCCAACATGGGCATCCTGCACTACACCCACCCGGAGATCAAGGACTTCATCACCATGAAGTCGCAGTCCGCGACCATGGAGAACTTCAACGTCTCGGTCGCCGTCGACGAGAGGTTCATGAAGGCCGTGGCCTCGGACGCCGAGTACGACCTGATCAACCCGCGCACCAAGGAAGTGACGGGCAAGGTCCGGGCCAAGGAGATCTTCGACCTCATGGTGGAGTGCGCCTGGAAATCCGGCGACCCGGGCTTCATCGTCATCGACCGCATCAACAAGTCCGGCTCCAACCCCACGCCGGCCATCGGCCAGATCGAGGCCACCAACCCGTGCGGGGAGCAGCCGCTCTTGGCCTGGGAGCCCTGCAACCTGGGCTCCGTGAACCTCGCCAATTTCGTGGTCGGTCCGGCCCTGGAAGGGACCTTCGACTTCAAGCGCCTGGCCGCGACCGTGGAGACCGCGGTGCGCTTCCTCGACGACGTCATCGAGGTCAACAACTACCCCCTGGCCGAGATCGAGCGCATGGCCAAGGGCAACCGCCGCGTGGGCCTGGGCGTGATGGGCTTCGCCGAGACCTTGGCCAAGATGGGCATCCCCTTCGACTCTCCGGCCGCCCTGGAGTTCGCCAACAAGCTGATGCGCTACATCAACGACACGGCGCTGGCGGCGTCCGAGTCTTTGGGCCAGTCGCGCGGGGTCTTCCCGAACTGGAAGAACTCCATCTACGACCCGGACGCGGTCCACTTCCGCGGCGAGAAGCGCACCCCGCGGCACTGCGCCCGCACCACCATCGCGCCGACCGGCACCATCGCCATCGCCGCGGGCCTGCAGGGCAGCGGCATCGAGCCTTTCTTCGCCATCGCCTACACGCGCTACAACGCCAAGGCCCTGGAGGCGATCAAGAAGGGCGAGGCGCCCTCCGAGAAGGACGTGTTCTTCGAGGTCAACCCCCTCTTCAAGGAGGTCGCGGAGAAACGCGACTTCTTCGGCCTCAAGGAGAAGGACCTCTGGAACCGCATCAACGAGAACCACAAGGCGGTGCGCGGCATCGCCGAGATCCCGGCCGACATCCAGCGCCTTTTCCCGACCGCCCACGACGTCTCGCTGGAGTACCACATCCAGATCCAGGCCGCCTTCCAGAAGTACACGGACAACGGGGTATCCAAGACCATCAACCTCCCCGCCACGGCCACGGTGGCCGACGTGCGCAACGCCTACACGCTGGCCTACGAGCTGGGCTGCAAGGGCATCACCATCTACCGCGACGGCTCCAAGGCCCAGCAGGTCTTGAACCTCGCCCCGGCCCCGTCCAAGACCAAGCGCCGCGACCCGGAGACCGCCTTCGGCGCCTCCTCCGAGTACTACCAGATCAAGACCGGCTACGGGCCCCTGCACATCCACATCAACTACGACGAGCGCGGCCCCTACCAGGTCTTCACCAACATCCCGCCGCTGGGCACCGAGATCTCGGCCTTGACCTCGCTGGTGGGCATCCTGCTCTCCAAGTACTTCGCGGAGGGGGGCGACCCCTTGAAGGTGCTCAAGCACCTCAACTCGGTCAAGGGCGACAAGCCCATCGGCTTCGGCGAGAACCGCATCAACTCCATAGCCCACGCCATCTCGGTGGCCCTGCGCCAGCACCTCAAGAAGACCGGCTGGCTCACCGACGGCGAGGACGCGGCCCAGAAGTCCAAGCTGGAGGGGCTCACCTTGCCCAAGGCGGAGTACTGCCCAAAGTGCTACTCCTCCAACGTGTCCTACGAGTCCGGCTGCTCGGGGCCGACCTGCCACGACTGCGGGTTCTCCGAGTGCTCTTGA
- a CDS encoding YraN family protein, with amino-acid sequence MKCPKCGFDVPEDRSWCEFCGEPFHKDKPASQLDQAAAFIEGLGWKILEREWKCADGSVDFICRDDSVLVFVDVQFDPSGSLGPSKYMLDASAKAAALKVGRKFQESRDLQADRVRYDALVQTKTATRHDRNVMGVK; translated from the coding sequence ATGAAGTGCCCGAAGTGCGGCTTCGATGTACCGGAAGACCGGAGTTGGTGCGAATTCTGCGGCGAGCCATTTCATAAGGATAAGCCCGCCAGCCAGCTGGATCAGGCCGCCGCATTCATCGAGGGGCTCGGCTGGAAGATACTGGAACGTGAATGGAAATGCGCCGACGGATCGGTCGATTTCATCTGCCGCGATGACTCCGTGCTCGTATTCGTCGACGTTCAATTCGACCCCTCGGGGTCCCTGGGGCCCTCGAAATACATGCTCGACGCCTCGGCCAAGGCTGCCGCGCTGAAAGTCGGGCGCAAGTTCCAGGAATCTCGCGATCTCCAGGCCGACCGGGTCCGCTACGACGCCCTCGTCCAGACCAAGACAGCCACGCGCCACGACAGGAACGTCATGGGCGTGAAGTAG